GTCGCCGGCGGGATCGAGGCGAAGCTCGGGCCGATGTGTTCCATGAAGCCGCGGAGTCCGCCCTCACCGCCGCCGAGGTGCATCCCCTCCAGCGGTCCGACGGCCGCCCAGCGCAGGCCGAGGGAGTTCTTCACCGCGTCGTCGAGATCGGCGGCGTCCACGATGCCTTCCTCGACGAGGTAGACCGCTTCGCGCAGCACCGCGTTCTGCAGCCGGTTGCCGACGAAGCCCGCGGACTCCCTGTGCAGCCGGACCGGGTGCCGGTCCAGTGCACGGTAGAAGTTCAGGGACCGCTCCACCGTCTCCCCGCTGGTGCGGGGGCCGGGGACGACCTCCACCAGCGGCATGAGGTGCGGTGGGTTGAAGGGGTGGCCGACGATGATCCGGGCCGCGGTGGTGTCGTCGAGGTGTTCGCCGATGATACCGGCGGTGATCGCCGAGGAGGAGGTGGCCAGGACCGCGTGATCGGGGGCGGCCGCGGCGATCTCGGCGAACAACTGCTGCTTGACGTCCGGACGTTCCGGGCCGTTCTCCTGGACGTGGTCGGCTCCGGTGACGGCGTCCGAGACGGAGGTGGCGACGAGGATGCGGTCCTCGTCGACCCCCGCGGCGGTCCGCACCGCGGCGGCGACGTCGGCGAGGTCGGGTCGGGGATCGGAGAGCCGGACAGTGAGTCCGCGGGAGGCGAACAGCCGTGCCCACGACTGTCCGATGGTGCCCGCGCCGATGACGGCGACGGTGCCGGAGAGTGAGTTAGTTTCGGTCATGATCCCACCGTAACCCCGTGCCCGCCCCCGGTGGGCCGGTCCGGCTATCCTGGGCCGCAGGAACGGACCCGGTGACAGTCACCGGGAGACAGTACGGAAAGGGCCTCATGAGCAGCGACAGGACCGATGTCTGGGATGCCGTCGGCTGGGACCGGCCGACGGTCCTCGGACCGGACAACACCCTGCGCGCCGTGGACCATCTGGTGACCTATTTCGCCGACCGTGCCGGCCACACCGGCCCGCGGTACACCGGGGCCCTGTTCACCGAGATCGGTGGCGGCGGCGACCGGCCGGCCGTGGCCACCGCCGTCACCGCCGAGGACATCGTCGCCGTCTCCACCCTGTCGCGGGAGATCCCGGCCGAGCACGCTCTCCAGCTCATGGGCCTGGTCAGTACCCCGGAGGGGGAGGCGCAGACCGCGCTGTGGCGGGGGTCCCGGGAGGTTCCGGGGATCCGCGACGTCCCGGTGGACGCCACGGAGATCTCCCGGCTGCTCGCCGAGCTGCCCGTCGACGTCGATCTGGTGGACGCCACCGACGGGGATCTCGAGGTCGCCGGCCGACTGTGGTGGGAGGTCCGCCGCCGTGGCCTGGGACAGAGCCGGGTGAGCGCACTGCTGGCGCGCAAACGCCCCCGCCTGCTGCCCGTCATCGACCGGGACGTGCGCCGTCAGCTCGGGCACGGCAGGAACCGGACCGACGTCCTGGTGTCGCTGCGGACGGTCCTGCAGGACGCCACTGCCGGTCTGCCCGGTCAGCTGGCCGACATCCGGCAGCTCGCGGTCGCCGAGAGTGGTGGGGACGCCCGCATCGGCCGTCTCAGTGACCTGCGTGTGTTCGATATCGTGCTGCGGATGGCGGAGCGGCGGTCGCGCCGGGGGTCATGACCGGCATCATGACCGGCGCAGCCCGGTCCAGCGGGTGTACTCCGGCAGGCGCAGTCCATCGTCGGCCGGGTCGCCCAGCAGCGTGAGGAATTCGGTCACGGCCGGCGAGGGGGTGCGTCCGGTGTCCTGCAGGACGCCGATGTGGCGGGTGGTGTCCCCGGCAGGCAGGGGCCGGGTCACCACACCGGCGATGCGAGTCATGGGGACGACGAACCCGGGCACCGCCGAGACCCCGAGTCCGGCGGCGCACAGGCCGGCCACCGCGGAGATCGTGCCGGCGGAGACAGTGCGGGCGGCGGCGAGTCCGGCGGCGGCGAAGGCCCGGTCGGTGATCCGGCGGACGGAGCTGGCCCGGGTGAAGGAGATGAACGGCTGGTCGGCCAGATCGGCCCAGTCAACCGAGTCCCGGGCGGTGAGGGGGTGGTCCTCGGGGAGGATGCAGGCGAAGTCCTCCTCGGCGACGGCATCGAAGCGGAAGCCCGGCGGGAGGTCGACGGCCAGGTCGGCGTCCTGCGCGGTGATGGCGAGGTCGACCTCGCCGCGGCGGCACAGGTCGATGATGTCGGCGGCCTTGAGGTCGAGCAGGTCGACGGTGACGCGGGGGAACCGCTGGTGGAAGCGGTGGATGAAGGCGGGCAGCAGGGTGGCGGCCAGGGAGGGCAGGGTGGCGATGCGTAGGGCGCCGGACGGGCCGTCGAGGAAAGCGCGGAAGTTGTTGACGGCCCGGTCGTAGTGTCCGACGACCGAGCGGGCGGTGCGCAGGAATTCCTCGCCGGTGGCGGTGGTGGCGAAACTGCGGGTGGTGCGGTCGAACAGGCGGGTGCCGACGGCTTTCTCGACGAGGGCGACAGTGCGGCTCAGTGAGGACTGGGACTGGCCGAGACGGTCGGCGGCGGGGGTGAAGCCGCCCTCGTCGGCGATGCAGACGACCGTCCGCATCTGGTCCACCGTGATCTGATCTATGCGCATAGCGCAAAAATCTATGCCATATTGTTGTTTGACGCAACTAAGTGAGGCGGATCATACTCAGGAGGTCCATGCGGGGCCGGCACAAGCCGACCCGCACCACCTACCGACAGAAGGGGGAACCCGTGCTCGCACTGTGGGGATTCCTCACCGTGGGCGTCTTCCTGGCCCTCACCCTGTTCACGAGGACCTCCGTCCTCGTCGGACTGGTCCTCGTGCCCATCGTGTTCGCGGTCATCGCGGGGAAGGCCGGCGACCTCGGCGACAACATCGGCGACGGCCTGCTGCAGGTCGCCCCGGTCGCGGTCATGATGACCTTCGCGGTCCTGTACTTCAGCCTGATGATGGAATCGGGCCTGTTCGACCCGCTGATCCGCAAGATCGTCGCCTGGGCCAAGGGCGACCCCGTCAAGATCGCGGTCGGCACCGCCGTCGTCACGATGTGCGTCCACCTCGACGGCGACGGTGCCGCGACGTTCCTCATCACCCTCTCGGCGTTCCTGCCGATCTACCGGCGGATCGGCATGCGGCCGATCACCCTGACCGCCATCGTCGCCCTCGGCGCCGGCCTGATGAACATGCTGCCCTGGGGTGGACCCACGTTGCGCGCCATGGCGGCCCTGGACCTGCCGTCCTCCGAGGTCTTCTTCCCGATGATCGTGCCGATGATCGCCGGCGGCATCTGGGTGCTCTTCGCCGCCTGGATCCTCGGCCGGCGGGAACGCCGACGGCTCGGCACCATCAGCGTCGGCGGTTCCGGACAGGACGCCACGGCCGGTGCGGCCGACGACGACGGCATCTCTGACGGCGCTGAGATCGCCGAGAACGTTGAGAGTGCTGACGGCGGTGCGGTCGACGACACCAGCCACGCGTCCCGCGACAAGGACGTCCCGCGCTGGCGGATGATCACCAACCTGCTGCTCACCGTCGCGCTCATCGTCGTCCTGCTCACCCACAGCCTGCCGATGGAAGTCTGCTTCATCGTCGCCTTCACCATCGCCGCGGTGGTGAACAT
This is a stretch of genomic DNA from Corynebacterium nuruki S6-4. It encodes these proteins:
- a CDS encoding 3-hydroxyacyl-CoA dehydrogenase NAD-binding domain-containing protein, which translates into the protein MTETNSLSGTVAVIGAGTIGQSWARLFASRGLTVRLSDPRPDLADVAAAVRTAAGVDEDRILVATSVSDAVTGADHVQENGPERPDVKQQLFAEIAAAAPDHAVLATSSSAITAGIIGEHLDDTTAARIIVGHPFNPPHLMPLVEVVPGPRTSGETVERSLNFYRALDRHPVRLHRESAGFVGNRLQNAVLREAVYLVEEGIVDAADLDDAVKNSLGLRWAAVGPLEGMHLGGGEGGLRGFMEHIGPSFASIPPATPDMSTAGMEPVFEQVEQAYGQPPRPEIAVERDRIQRGVLDVQGAKGAEDREA
- a CDS encoding DUF6308 family protein, translated to MSSDRTDVWDAVGWDRPTVLGPDNTLRAVDHLVTYFADRAGHTGPRYTGALFTEIGGGGDRPAVATAVTAEDIVAVSTLSREIPAEHALQLMGLVSTPEGEAQTALWRGSREVPGIRDVPVDATEISRLLAELPVDVDLVDATDGDLEVAGRLWWEVRRRGLGQSRVSALLARKRPRLLPVIDRDVRRQLGHGRNRTDVLVSLRTVLQDATAGLPGQLADIRQLAVAESGGDARIGRLSDLRVFDIVLRMAERRSRRGS
- a CDS encoding CitMHS family transporter codes for the protein MRGRHKPTRTTYRQKGEPVLALWGFLTVGVFLALTLFTRTSVLVGLVLVPIVFAVIAGKAGDLGDNIGDGLLQVAPVAVMMTFAVLYFSLMMESGLFDPLIRKIVAWAKGDPVKIAVGTAVVTMCVHLDGDGAATFLITLSAFLPIYRRIGMRPITLTAIVALGAGLMNMLPWGGPTLRAMAALDLPSSEVFFPMIVPMIAGGIWVLFAAWILGRRERRRLGTISVGGSGQDATAGAADDDGISDGAEIAENVESADGGAVDDTSHASRDKDVPRWRMITNLLLTVALIVVLLTHSLPMEVCFIVAFTIAAVVNIPKWADQQKLFKDHGANVVLVTSMVFAAGVFTGILGNTGMIQEMAKTLADLIPDGVGGALPAIVGVVAMPLSLVFTPDAFYFGVLPVFAETASAMGVDPAMVARGAIAGQMTTGFPLSPLTASTFILIGMAKVELGKHQRFTFLWAWGTTIVMLVVALITGALTL
- a CDS encoding LysR family transcriptional regulator, which encodes MRIDQITVDQMRTVVCIADEGGFTPAADRLGQSQSSLSRTVALVEKAVGTRLFDRTTRSFATTATGEEFLRTARSVVGHYDRAVNNFRAFLDGPSGALRIATLPSLAATLLPAFIHRFHQRFPRVTVDLLDLKAADIIDLCRRGEVDLAITAQDADLAVDLPPGFRFDAVAEEDFACILPEDHPLTARDSVDWADLADQPFISFTRASSVRRITDRAFAAAGLAAARTVSAGTISAVAGLCAAGLGVSAVPGFVVPMTRIAGVVTRPLPAGDTTRHIGVLQDTGRTPSPAVTEFLTLLGDPADDGLRLPEYTRWTGLRRS